A genomic window from Leptospira fletcheri includes:
- the htpG gene encoding molecular chaperone HtpG, whose amino-acid sequence MSEEIKGRISVETENIFPIIKKWLYSEKDIFLRELVSNASDAISKLRKISLNEEFDGGTDYRIDINFDQTARTLTIEDNGIGMTEEEVRKYINQIAFSGAEEFVKKYQGEGEKPEIIGHFGLGFYSSFMVSAKVRIETKSYRNGSVGVVWESESGTEFTLKTEEKTSRGTKIVLFLDPDSGEYLDAWKLKELVRKYCDFLPVSIFVKGEQANKKNPLWSATPSSLKKEDYEEFYRYLFPFAGEPLFHVHLNVDYPFRLQGILYFPRLRHELDANRMGIKLYCNHVFVSDEAKELVPQFLTVLQGTLDIPDLPLNVSRSYLQNDPLVKKISAHIVKKVADKIQEEFKRDSETFRKNWDEISLFVKYGLMTDEKFYEAAKDLVFFRSSNDELIRLEDYVLRNQEKNSGKIYYANETELSSVYMDLLKTQGLEAILVDSRIDNHFLQFLESKNPDWKFQRVDSELAEQTLDKDATPGLADAENKTEADRIQEIFGKAVGREGLEIRSEALKSEEVPAVILLPEHLRRLAEMGQMYGQKSNDLLKNHTLLVNRRSKLVQNLLNLSKGLRPERAEKIAKSVYDMALLGAKLLGEDEVSAMLRRERELLEELSEG is encoded by the coding sequence ATGAGCGAAGAAATTAAAGGCAGAATCTCCGTAGAAACGGAGAACATTTTCCCAATCATTAAAAAATGGTTATATTCCGAAAAAGATATCTTTTTGAGGGAATTGGTTTCCAACGCATCGGACGCGATTTCCAAACTTAGGAAGATTTCCCTCAACGAGGAGTTCGACGGAGGAACCGACTACAGGATCGATATAAATTTCGATCAAACCGCAAGGACCTTAACGATCGAGGATAACGGAATCGGAATGACCGAGGAAGAAGTCCGAAAATACATCAATCAGATCGCTTTTTCCGGAGCCGAGGAATTCGTAAAGAAATACCAAGGGGAAGGGGAAAAGCCCGAGATCATCGGACATTTCGGGTTAGGATTCTACTCCTCCTTCATGGTTTCCGCCAAGGTTCGGATCGAAACGAAATCTTATCGCAATGGTTCCGTCGGAGTCGTTTGGGAAAGCGAATCCGGCACCGAATTTACTCTGAAAACGGAAGAGAAGACCTCCCGAGGCACAAAGATCGTTCTATTTTTGGATCCGGATTCCGGAGAGTACCTCGATGCTTGGAAATTGAAGGAACTGGTGCGCAAATACTGCGATTTTCTTCCGGTTTCCATTTTCGTCAAAGGGGAACAAGCCAATAAGAAGAATCCTCTTTGGAGTGCGACTCCTTCTTCCTTAAAAAAAGAGGACTACGAGGAATTTTACCGGTATCTGTTTCCGTTTGCGGGAGAACCTCTCTTCCACGTTCATCTCAACGTGGATTATCCGTTCCGACTCCAGGGAATCCTGTACTTCCCGAGATTGCGTCACGAACTGGACGCGAATCGGATGGGAATCAAGCTGTACTGCAATCACGTATTCGTTTCCGACGAGGCGAAGGAGTTGGTTCCCCAGTTCCTGACCGTTCTACAGGGTACTCTGGATATACCCGATTTACCGCTCAACGTTTCGCGTTCCTATCTGCAAAACGATCCGCTGGTAAAAAAGATATCCGCGCATATCGTCAAAAAGGTCGCGGATAAGATCCAGGAGGAATTCAAAAGGGATTCCGAGACCTTCCGAAAAAACTGGGATGAGATTTCCCTGTTCGTGAAGTACGGATTGATGACGGACGAAAAATTCTACGAGGCTGCCAAGGATCTGGTTTTCTTCCGTTCTTCCAACGACGAATTGATCCGGTTGGAGGATTACGTACTCCGTAATCAGGAAAAGAATTCCGGGAAGATCTATTACGCGAACGAAACGGAATTATCCTCCGTCTATATGGATCTTTTAAAAACCCAAGGCTTGGAGGCCATCTTGGTGGACTCCAGGATAGACAACCATTTCCTACAGTTTTTGGAGAGTAAAAACCCCGACTGGAAATTCCAAAGAGTGGATTCCGAACTCGCGGAACAAACCTTGGACAAGGATGCCACCCCCGGTTTAGCGGACGCGGAAAACAAAACGGAAGCCGATCGAATCCAAGAAATCTTCGGCAAAGCGGTGGGAAGAGAAGGTCTGGAGATCCGCTCGGAGGCCCTCAAGTCGGAGGAAGTTCCGGCCGTCATCCTCTTGCCGGAGCATCTGCGTCGGTTGGCGGAAATGGGCCAGATGTACGGACAGAAATCCAACGACCTGTTAAAGAACCATACTTTGCTGGTCAATCGTAGGTCCAAGCTCGTTCAGAATCTTCTGAATCTCAGCAAAGGTCTCCGGCCGGAACGTGCGGAAAAGATCGCAAAATCCGTGTACGATATGGCCTTGCTGGGGGCCAAGTTGTTAGGCGAGGACGAGGTCTCGGCTATGCTTCGCCGAGAAAGGGAACTTTTGGAGGAACTTTCCGAAGGATAA
- a CDS encoding DUF58 domain-containing protein, with amino-acid sequence MLRKEYQNLVRLLEFKEKGFSRKERQGSASSQRKGRGLDFKDVRPYSIGDDTRLIDWNVTSRLGELHVREFYEEKERSGVFFLDVSESMNWSSQEWTKSENAFQVLALLILLYVRKGNLAKVLLYSDVLEHETGYLRTVEEALPALEKIRTRVGRNPKTNPDLPFSVLKNKIQKYTDSYILSDFINVPPLWKLRGLRKFHNLHAIRFVDPLETRPPRGLFSFFLAKDPETGNSLDAGSASSKAKENLEQLFQNRILDLEGGPDDPSRILSYWWRTK; translated from the coding sequence ATGCTTCGCAAGGAGTACCAAAATCTGGTTCGACTCCTGGAATTCAAGGAGAAGGGATTTTCCAGAAAGGAAAGGCAAGGTTCCGCTTCGAGTCAGAGAAAAGGTAGAGGACTGGACTTCAAGGATGTCCGCCCGTACTCGATCGGAGACGATACTCGCTTGATCGACTGGAATGTGACCTCTCGATTGGGGGAACTCCACGTCAGGGAGTTTTACGAGGAAAAGGAAAGATCGGGAGTCTTCTTTCTGGATGTATCCGAGTCGATGAACTGGAGTTCTCAGGAGTGGACCAAATCGGAAAATGCCTTTCAGGTTCTCGCTTTGCTGATTCTTCTCTATGTCCGAAAAGGGAATCTGGCGAAGGTCCTATTATATTCGGACGTTCTGGAGCACGAAACGGGATATCTTAGGACTGTGGAAGAAGCGCTTCCCGCCTTGGAAAAGATCCGGACAAGAGTCGGACGAAATCCGAAGACGAATCCGGACCTACCGTTTTCCGTGTTGAAGAATAAGATCCAAAAGTATACCGACTCGTACATCCTATCCGATTTCATCAATGTGCCTCCTCTATGGAAATTACGGGGCTTAAGAAAATTCCACAATCTCCATGCTATCCGTTTCGTCGATCCTCTGGAGACTAGGCCTCCGAGAGGTTTGTTTTCTTTTTTTCTGGCAAAAGATCCGGAAACGGGAAACTCATTGGATGCAGGAAGCGCCTCTTCCAAAGCCAAAGAGAATCTAGAACAGTTATTCCAGAATCGGATTTTGGATTTGGAAGGCGGACCGGACGATCCTTCCAGAATCCTTTCTTATTGGTGGAGAACGAAATGA
- the batA gene encoding VWA domain-containing protein BatA, translating to MKEWESPLYLFLLVPVWLWTAFSYWNGRPALRAELRMPGDTLRRKSGISKFLSQTFPILRPIALSLLVISLAGPGKTYRFLPNETKGVDIMLALDVSGSMSRSRDFLPDTRLGVSKKLLREFIRKRENDRVGLVVFAGGAYLQSPLTSDRATLEEILGVVEEETVPEQGTAIGDAVILSSYRLRKSPARSRVIVLITDGVSNTGRIDPVTATEIADGIGIKIYCIGIGKEDQSYEINFDILSELSSKTGGIFYRAEDTSQLREVLAAIDALEKDPLSLPPEEVRETDALYFLLCALAVLSLDLFCRTWILRYYV from the coding sequence ATGAAGGAATGGGAATCGCCTCTTTATCTTTTTCTGTTGGTCCCGGTATGGCTATGGACTGCGTTTTCGTATTGGAACGGAAGGCCCGCGTTGCGCGCGGAACTAAGAATGCCGGGAGATACGTTGCGCAGGAAAAGCGGGATTTCGAAATTCCTTTCCCAAACCTTTCCGATTCTTCGACCGATCGCTTTGAGTTTGCTTGTGATCTCGTTGGCAGGTCCCGGAAAGACATATCGCTTTCTGCCCAACGAAACTAAGGGCGTGGATATCATGCTCGCTCTGGATGTTTCCGGCTCCATGTCCCGAAGCCGGGACTTCCTGCCGGATACTCGTTTAGGAGTTTCCAAAAAATTATTGAGAGAGTTCATTCGAAAGAGGGAAAACGATCGTGTGGGCCTGGTCGTTTTTGCGGGCGGTGCATACCTGCAATCTCCTCTTACGAGCGATCGCGCGACTCTGGAGGAAATCCTAGGAGTGGTCGAAGAGGAAACAGTCCCAGAGCAGGGAACCGCCATCGGAGACGCAGTGATCCTTTCTTCTTATCGCCTCAGGAAATCTCCGGCTAGGTCGCGGGTCATCGTTCTGATCACGGACGGAGTCTCCAACACGGGCAGGATCGATCCGGTCACAGCTACCGAAATCGCGGATGGAATCGGAATCAAGATCTATTGTATAGGGATCGGAAAAGAGGACCAATCTTACGAGATCAATTTCGACATCCTCTCCGAACTCTCCTCCAAGACGGGAGGAATCTTTTATCGGGCCGAGGACACGAGCCAGCTCAGGGAAGTTCTCGCCGCGATAGACGCGTTGGAAAAGGATCCTCTTTCTCTTCCACCGGAGGAAGTACGAGAAACGGATGCGCTTTATTTTCTACTCTGTGCTCTTGCGGTCCTATCTTTGGATCTGTTTTGTAGGACTTGGATCCTGAGGTATTACGTATGA
- a CDS encoding LB_053 family protein, protein MRRLCIGTFLSCCIFFVSTLEAFTEEWAPNAVRIGQKAVYVLEFSEGEVLSPETPSLGMYPDPDSPDLPLFEVFVSDQDAGRIRLEVAYYSVGTFVLPLNWTDSKGAKIVSKATLKVESSLQEKDKSPEDILPPDTFSGPYGWRLAGLIAGSTALLLGALYAYYLHRTRSKVPLDAILQADPWITKILRYESMLSELMENDPISAREFYRCLSGWIREAVSQKLSVPTAHLTESELFSRIYDSFPLNGDEALAWEILLKKAQYSPEESIVSKEEAIVALDFWKEALRK, encoded by the coding sequence ATGAGAAGGTTGTGCATCGGTACATTTTTATCCTGCTGTATCTTCTTCGTTTCTACCTTGGAAGCGTTTACGGAAGAGTGGGCGCCGAATGCGGTGAGGATCGGACAGAAAGCGGTTTATGTACTGGAATTTTCGGAAGGGGAAGTCCTTTCTCCGGAGACTCCTTCCCTAGGAATGTATCCGGATCCGGATTCTCCCGACCTACCTTTATTCGAAGTGTTCGTTTCCGATCAGGACGCGGGAAGGATCCGTCTGGAAGTCGCTTATTATTCCGTAGGGACGTTTGTACTTCCTCTTAACTGGACGGACAGTAAGGGAGCGAAAATCGTTTCGAAGGCGACGTTAAAAGTGGAAAGCTCTCTGCAGGAAAAAGACAAATCCCCGGAAGACATCCTTCCTCCGGATACGTTTTCCGGTCCGTACGGATGGAGGTTAGCGGGTCTCATCGCGGGAAGTACGGCCTTGTTGCTCGGGGCTCTCTATGCCTATTATCTTCACAGGACGCGTTCCAAGGTCCCTTTAGATGCGATCCTGCAAGCAGATCCCTGGATTACGAAAATTCTCCGTTATGAAAGTATGTTAAGCGAACTAATGGAAAACGATCCGATCTCCGCTAGGGAATTTTATCGCTGCCTCTCCGGATGGATCCGGGAAGCCGTTTCGCAAAAATTGTCGGTCCCTACGGCTCACTTAACGGAATCGGAATTGTTCTCCCGCATTTACGACTCCTTTCCTCTAAACGGGGACGAAGCACTAGCTTGGGAGATTCTCCTGAAAAAGGCTCAATATTCCCCGGAAGAGTCCATCGTTTCCAAGGAAGAGGCGATCGTCGCCTTGGATTTCTGGAAAGAGGCTTTGCGGAAATGA
- a CDS encoding BatD family protein, whose product MNRKCLPFLLLLFSVPLIAGEPKFYLSQSRAELGDPVFAVFELEGATQVRLLEKEFHGKGIKAVYWGMEDNTTILNYKAYRKKMLKYRLVVSGPGKYEVPEISLELDGKRIRSASLVVEFGAKPPGPRGPGSIWNRFFSNESEEGPADGDLKVVFQLDKKEVWMGQPLLGFYALYYRNSIRPYFDRDPSSSIEFPYFRSEILSGMSLNIPETVLYDGVPYETFPYNKEFFVLTPLKPGEYSLGSTSFHLEGQLQSYFHMRTIRSVPGKIRVKPLLLAPPNFSGAVGRFRIETGGSPADSKLGEPFLLKLNLQGKGNLAPVQDPIRSSCGSPDCFPEITLVQSVPQREFKELDPGEYGFRLNYSYTYSVLPQKQGLWNRGTLSFVYFDPYLGNYSQLSISLPTVKVGPPAPPLSESNAEKRKDAGWKWWFWGFVALAVSCAAYLGLYQWKKIGKRVETLKRLDEWIGSKRGLVLKHSVLAKGLSEGEAALLADCKSKEKALTEMYSKLDPASKIRLLGSAKRILNDPRQNETI is encoded by the coding sequence GTGAATCGAAAGTGCCTTCCTTTTCTTCTTCTACTATTCTCCGTCCCGTTAATCGCGGGTGAGCCCAAATTTTATCTCAGCCAATCCAGGGCTGAATTGGGAGATCCTGTTTTTGCGGTTTTCGAATTGGAAGGCGCCACTCAGGTTCGTCTGCTCGAAAAAGAATTCCATGGAAAAGGAATCAAAGCGGTTTACTGGGGAATGGAAGACAACACCACCATCCTGAACTACAAAGCGTATCGAAAAAAAATGCTGAAGTACAGGCTGGTGGTTTCCGGGCCGGGAAAATACGAGGTTCCGGAAATCTCTCTCGAATTGGACGGCAAACGGATTCGTTCCGCCTCCTTGGTCGTAGAGTTCGGTGCAAAACCCCCCGGCCCGAGAGGTCCGGGTTCGATCTGGAACAGATTTTTCTCTAATGAGAGCGAAGAGGGTCCCGCGGACGGGGATTTGAAAGTGGTCTTCCAATTGGATAAAAAGGAAGTCTGGATGGGGCAACCCCTGCTCGGATTCTACGCGCTATATTATAGAAATTCGATACGTCCGTACTTCGATCGCGATCCTTCCAGCTCCATCGAATTCCCGTATTTCAGGAGCGAAATCCTTTCCGGAATGAGCCTGAATATTCCGGAGACCGTGCTTTACGACGGGGTGCCGTATGAAACCTTTCCCTATAACAAGGAATTCTTCGTACTGACTCCTTTGAAGCCGGGAGAATATTCCTTAGGATCCACCTCCTTTCATCTGGAAGGACAGTTGCAATCCTATTTCCACATGCGGACCATACGTAGTGTTCCGGGAAAAATCCGGGTCAAGCCTTTGCTTTTAGCTCCTCCGAATTTCAGCGGAGCGGTAGGTAGGTTCAGAATCGAGACGGGAGGTTCTCCCGCCGATTCTAAGTTAGGCGAGCCATTTCTACTCAAATTGAATTTGCAAGGAAAAGGAAATTTGGCGCCGGTACAGGATCCGATCCGATCTTCCTGCGGATCTCCCGATTGCTTTCCGGAGATCACCTTAGTGCAATCCGTTCCCCAGCGGGAATTCAAGGAATTGGATCCCGGAGAGTACGGTTTCCGACTGAATTATTCCTACACGTATTCCGTCCTCCCGCAAAAGCAGGGCCTCTGGAATCGCGGGACGCTTTCCTTCGTATATTTTGATCCTTATCTAGGGAACTATTCCCAACTTTCCATTTCTCTTCCTACCGTGAAAGTAGGACCTCCGGCGCCGCCGCTTTCCGAATCTAATGCGGAAAAACGGAAAGACGCCGGCTGGAAATGGTGGTTTTGGGGTTTCGTTGCGTTGGCAGTGTCTTGTGCGGCTTACCTAGGTCTGTACCAATGGAAGAAGATCGGAAAGCGGGTGGAGACTTTGAAACGACTTGACGAATGGATCGGATCCAAAAGAGGTTTGGTATTGAAGCATTCGGTTCTCGCCAAAGGGCTTTCCGAGGGCGAAGCGGCTTTATTGGCCGATTGTAAGTCAAAGGAGAAGGCTCTAACCGAGATGTATTCCAAATTGGATCCGGCCTCTAAAATCCGACTTCTCGGATCTGCGAAAAGGATTTTAAATGACCCAAGGCAAAACGAAACTATATGA
- a CDS encoding AAA family ATPase: protein MEPKSLPTEHSSLTELDLAFAKETLDQIRNELAREITGQDFVVRSLLVSLACQGHVLLEGMPGLAKTLLAKSLSAALELDYKRVQFTPDLLPADLVGTVVFNPKEGDFRTRKGPIFTGVLLADEINRAPAKVQSALLECMEERTVTIGENTFPLERPFLVLATENPIDQDGTYPLPEAQTDRFFMKILVDYPAMGEELEILDQHGRLSPGEKRIRKVAGSKEILRISSLVDKVHVEPKLKSYIVRLVRNTRPEEKTIPDLLPYVKHGASPRASLSLLKAAKAKALWEGRNYVIPEDVKGSLPEILRHRILLTFEAISEEVEIESVIRTVSEATQVL from the coding sequence ATGGAACCAAAATCCTTGCCCACGGAACATTCTTCCTTAACCGAACTCGACTTGGCCTTTGCCAAAGAAACTCTGGATCAGATCCGAAACGAACTCGCCCGGGAAATCACGGGGCAAGATTTCGTCGTCAGAAGTCTCTTGGTCTCCTTGGCTTGCCAAGGACACGTATTGTTGGAAGGGATGCCGGGCTTGGCCAAGACTTTGCTTGCCAAATCCCTTTCCGCGGCTTTGGAACTGGACTACAAAAGAGTGCAGTTTACTCCGGATCTCCTCCCGGCGGATTTGGTCGGAACCGTCGTATTCAATCCTAAGGAAGGGGACTTTCGTACGAGAAAAGGTCCGATCTTTACCGGAGTGCTTTTGGCGGACGAGATCAACCGAGCCCCCGCGAAAGTGCAATCCGCATTGTTGGAATGTATGGAAGAACGTACCGTTACGATCGGGGAAAATACGTTTCCGCTCGAACGTCCCTTTCTCGTACTCGCGACGGAAAACCCGATCGACCAAGACGGGACCTATCCGCTACCGGAAGCCCAAACGGACCGCTTCTTTATGAAAATACTCGTCGATTATCCGGCTATGGGAGAAGAACTGGAAATTCTGGACCAACATGGTCGTTTATCACCCGGCGAAAAACGAATTCGAAAAGTGGCAGGTTCCAAGGAGATTCTGCGTATATCCTCTTTGGTGGACAAGGTACATGTGGAACCGAAGTTGAAAAGTTATATCGTTCGTCTCGTTCGGAACACTCGCCCGGAAGAAAAGACGATTCCGGATCTTCTTCCTTACGTCAAACACGGCGCTTCTCCCAGGGCCAGCCTCAGTCTGCTTAAGGCGGCGAAAGCCAAGGCCTTATGGGAAGGCAGAAATTACGTGATCCCGGAGGACGTCAAAGGCTCTTTACCGGAAATCCTAAGACATAGGATCCTACTTACGTTCGAAGCGATTTCGGAGGAAGTGGAAATCGAATCCGTCATCCGGACCGTTTCGGAGGCCACTCAGGTTTTGTAA
- a CDS encoding LIC20036 family protein — MSETKNKFEISGPKAIALGFLLAAPIFFLFGTWTKSCSSIGRQAKVTYSGSFTEGTLVSLDQNKLVLKDPDFTIPLETLEKIEFLEDAKTVDPGQVPLSDSEKAFIGTYKLQIGMHKGVLILFPRKTGGIGGTLRFTNWGKGANEFLSQVRITGKSIRFVRSCTGVRCSEIGSNVPFQQTYIGDLDGKKIQGPYQGTNSSGRWTAER; from the coding sequence ATGAGCGAAACGAAGAATAAGTTTGAAATCTCCGGCCCCAAGGCGATCGCCTTGGGGTTCCTTTTGGCGGCCCCGATCTTTTTCCTTTTCGGAACTTGGACCAAAAGTTGCTCTTCCATCGGCCGCCAGGCCAAAGTCACGTACAGTGGTTCTTTTACGGAAGGGACCTTGGTCTCGTTAGACCAAAACAAATTAGTCCTGAAAGATCCCGATTTTACGATTCCTCTGGAAACCCTGGAAAAAATCGAATTTTTAGAGGACGCAAAGACTGTAGACCCGGGTCAGGTTCCGTTAAGCGACTCCGAAAAGGCATTTATCGGAACCTACAAATTGCAGATAGGGATGCATAAGGGCGTTCTCATCCTTTTTCCCAGAAAAACAGGAGGCATAGGAGGAACCCTTCGATTTACGAATTGGGGAAAGGGAGCCAATGAATTTCTCTCTCAGGTGAGGATCACCGGTAAGTCGATCCGGTTTGTACGTTCCTGTACCGGAGTCCGTTGTTCCGAAATCGGAAGCAATGTCCCGTTCCAGCAGACCTACATTGGAGATTTGGACGGTAAAAAAATCCAAGGGCCGTACCAGGGAACTAATAGTTCTGGCCGTTGGACGGCGGAGCGTTAA
- the batB gene encoding VWA domain-containing protein BatB, whose protein sequence is MTETVLHRFFLLIAAVYASYVFIRFLFLFLWRRWVRALPGLDREAETPSVLLVILRLFCIGLALFLCSLSFQPNSGPKSKEEETLYGVDFLFLTDVSLSMQSVDTFPTRLIRAKETILRVLPGLTGNRFGMIVFAASPFVYCPMTSDIGTFSDFVRGLDVDMVGDRGTDLEAAFRKAEEMLESNRVFRNRVVVLVTDGEDAQDPGPFRFPADLIVWSVGTTEGGPIAYKDEGAVLSGYLTRDGSLAPYEHSPGVVRTRANEDFLKSLAEANHGDFLSLNRTSPSAEDLKARIRSMDRNATKRIANLRRSEGLRKLLLPAVLLLLFDFFFLEAWGRYGKFLSRKLFMLLLFGFFSISFPVGVSAVELDPGGDRIQEGKQAYEQGNFPNALEKYKEAESYFPGDPRLEYNRGSSRYKSGDLEQSLRNFEKALESKDNSLRSKAYYNLGNIYLQLGDRKRAAENYMRSLKENPKQEVARKNLEWLRKLPPPPQKNGQTDLTKDKTGGSKEKEGRGGASGNSETKEQPQDQRKEGNKNSKSESELEKMMDSLDLNAVKRKSIGSRNREVFW, encoded by the coding sequence ATGACCGAAACGGTTCTACATCGATTTTTCCTTTTGATTGCCGCAGTCTATGCCTCCTATGTTTTCATCCGTTTTCTCTTCCTGTTTTTATGGAGAAGGTGGGTCCGAGCTCTTCCGGGTTTGGATCGGGAGGCGGAGACTCCTTCGGTGCTTTTGGTAATTCTCCGGTTATTTTGCATTGGCCTCGCCTTATTTCTTTGTTCTTTAAGTTTTCAACCGAACTCCGGTCCCAAGTCTAAGGAGGAGGAGACCCTGTACGGAGTGGATTTTCTCTTTCTAACGGACGTAAGTCTTTCCATGCAATCCGTAGATACGTTTCCGACCAGACTCATACGGGCAAAGGAAACGATATTGCGCGTCTTGCCCGGATTGACCGGCAATCGTTTCGGAATGATCGTCTTTGCGGCATCCCCTTTCGTTTATTGCCCCATGACATCCGACATAGGGACTTTTTCGGACTTTGTTCGCGGATTGGATGTGGATATGGTAGGGGATCGGGGCACCGACTTGGAGGCGGCGTTCCGTAAGGCGGAAGAGATGCTGGAATCCAACCGGGTCTTTCGGAATCGCGTAGTGGTCCTGGTTACGGACGGAGAAGACGCACAGGATCCGGGACCCTTCCGTTTTCCTGCCGATCTTATCGTTTGGTCCGTGGGAACGACTGAAGGCGGGCCTATCGCCTACAAAGACGAAGGCGCTGTTTTAAGCGGATATTTGACAAGGGACGGATCCTTGGCTCCTTACGAACATTCTCCCGGCGTGGTTCGGACGAGAGCCAATGAGGATTTTTTAAAGTCCCTAGCGGAAGCCAATCACGGAGATTTTCTCTCTCTGAATCGGACCAGCCCGAGCGCGGAGGACCTAAAGGCTAGGATACGGAGTATGGATCGGAATGCGACGAAAAGAATAGCGAACCTAAGAAGGTCCGAAGGATTACGGAAACTTCTTCTTCCCGCGGTGCTTCTTTTGCTCTTCGATTTCTTTTTCTTGGAAGCCTGGGGAAGATACGGAAAGTTTCTTTCTCGGAAACTTTTCATGCTTCTTCTGTTCGGATTTTTCTCCATATCGTTTCCGGTCGGGGTATCGGCCGTGGAATTGGACCCGGGGGGCGATCGGATTCAGGAAGGCAAACAGGCCTACGAACAAGGGAATTTTCCGAATGCCTTGGAAAAATACAAGGAGGCGGAGTCCTACTTTCCCGGAGATCCAAGATTGGAATACAATCGAGGATCCTCCAGATACAAGTCGGGAGACCTGGAGCAATCTCTGCGGAATTTCGAGAAGGCGTTGGAATCCAAGGACAATTCGTTGCGCTCCAAAGCGTATTACAATTTAGGAAACATTTATCTGCAATTGGGCGATCGAAAGCGAGCTGCGGAAAATTATATGCGTTCTCTCAAAGAGAATCCGAAACAGGAAGTCGCCAGAAAGAATTTGGAATGGCTAAGAAAACTTCCTCCTCCTCCGCAAAAGAACGGACAAACGGATCTTACGAAGGACAAAACGGGAGGATCCAAGGAAAAGGAAGGGCGGGGAGGCGCGTCGGGGAATTCGGAAACGAAGGAACAGCCGCAAGACCAAAGGAAAGAAGGAAACAAGAATTCCAAGTCCGAGTCCGAATTGGAAAAGATGATGGATTCTCTGGACTTAAACGCGGTCAAACGGAAGAGCATAGGCTCCCGAAACCGGGAGGTATTTTGGTGA